From Bermanella sp. WJH001:
TTTGCAGTGCTGTCATTGGTGTTGTCCTAACTAATGTAGCGCTATTTTATTATTATTGTTATAGCTATTTATTTTTATAAGTGGCTTAAGATTACTGATTCCATCGGCAAAAGCAATCGTCAAAGCAGGCAAGCCCTTGCCCTTTTTAGAGTAGTTGCTCCAGTTTTTTCTCGGATTATCAAGTACTTATGAAATTGGCTCAAATCTTGATTAGCTAATATCGACGTGTTTTTTTCGAGTATTCACAAATGATGGATATCCTAGGTCTACCTAAACGCATGATGCAGCAGTTTGAGCAAATGACTCAGGTCGAAAATGCGCAAGCCGTTACCTCTAAAAAAGAAGCCACTGCGCCAGATATGGCGCTGTCTTCTATGGGTGAGCGCATTAATTACATTGCCCGCGAATTTGATGTTAAAGCACTACAGATGAAAGACCTGCTGCCATTACAAACCGCGCTAACCGAACACGGTATTATTCAAAGCCATCAAGTACGTGCCCAAGGGCTCTTAACTCAACTGGCTTACCAACACCAGCAAACCGGGCCGATGGATTTAGAGACGTCTCTTGAAACCCATTTAGAACAACTTAAGGGTAAGCCCGCTGTTTTGGCTGACTACCAAGAAGGCAAACATGTTTTAAACGTAGTGCGTAACCTTGCAAGTGCCAGAGACCAACAAATGCATGCCGCGTAAAATATGGTAAAGTGCCTTTTTAAAATCATACGAATAACACTATGACTCGCTTATTATTACTGACTTTTCTTCTAGCCTCGCAAACCGCGTTTGCCATCACCAACATTGAAACCCAACGCCTTAATAACACCGAACCGGGTACCTCAGGCAACATAAGCTTCACTCTGGATGGCGAAATGGGTGACAGCGATGAGTTCACCCTAGGGGCCGCTATTACGTTTATTCGCTCGTATACTCGTGATGAATGGATCGTACTACTGGATCGCGAATACTCTGAAATTGATGATGAGGTCAACACAGATGAGACCCTGCTCCATGTTCGCCATCTCACCAAACACAATCAACACTGGGGACATGAAGTGTTTACTCAGTACGAAGAAGATTTATTTTCTGATTTAGCCAAGCGCGCCATTCTTGGCGCTGGGGTTCGCTACACACTTAATGCCGATACAAAATTAAAAACCGCTAACCATTTTGGTTTAGGCGCTTTTTACGAGGATGAAAAATACGCTGACAACATTTTAGAAGATGACGAACAAAATGTGCGTCTGAATCTTTACTGGTCCTATCGCAATAAATTAGCCGATAACATGACCTACACCAGCACATTATATTTTCAGCCGGATGTAGAAGAATTTGGTGATGATAAGGGTTTATGGCAAAACGCGGTCACCATTTCAGTGACATCTACCATTAGCTTAAGCGTTTTATGGAATGCGTCTTATGATACAAAAGCACCGGATGGCAATGAAGACAGTGAGCTGAACTACAAAAGTATTATTATTTATAATTTCTAATCAAACAGGCCTGACGTTTATTGCGAACGTCAGGCAATCATTTAAAGACTTAAGCGCCGACGCTTAATAATCTCTCAACCGTTTCTTTTAACTGAGTCTCGTCAGCAGGCTTAATCAAGTAATCACTGGCCCCTTGACGCTTGCCCCACATAATATCGGTTTCTTGATCTTTGGATGTCACGATCACCACAGGAATATGCTTAGTAGCGGCATCTTTGGTGATTTTTCGGGTAGCCTGAAAGCCATTCATTTTAGGCATGACAACGTCCATCAGAATTAAATCTGGCAATAACTCAAGGGCTTTGGCCACCCCTTGTTCGCCATCTTCAGCGCTATGCACAGTATGACCTTGCTTCTCAAGGATGCGCTTATGCCCTTCCATCATGGTCGCGGAGTCATCTACTATTAAAATCGTCGCCATGTAGCCTCTATTTATTATAGTTCGTTGTGAGTGAGGTCTTGAGCCGAAGCCCGTCAAACAGCGTCACAGTTTAGCCCTCACGTGCGTATATAGTCCACCGACTATTTACGCGTCATTTCGCCAATGTTAAGGCGTTCTCAATTCAAACAATTAACTGAAGGATTTCTAATGCCCTTAGCTTAGAAGGCCCTTACGGTCGTACATCAACTGACCCATTATGCCGTAATCCCCAGCAAGACTAAATGCTAAGCGCAGTATAACTTTTCTATAAACACCCAGATTGCCAAGCCTAAGCTGGCAACCGCCAGTGCAGAAAACACCATAATCGTGCCATACTTTTCCCAAAAGGAAGGCGCCGGTTGGGCGGCCAACAAAAGATCGCGCTGAGCTTCTAATAATAACTGGGTATCCTTGCCTGCATGTTCCATCAAATGCCATGCAGCCTCACGCCACAAGGAATGGGTTTTACCTTGGCGTAATATTAAAATAGCTTCTTGAATGCGAAAACGAGGCTGCGCTTTAGGAGGAGGCAGCTGGGGAGGGGCGCTCATTAATCAATCGTCCTTGCAAAGTTTGTAACTTACGTTGCAGATCAAACCGCCATATTTGTTTCGCCTGCATCATATCAATAGCGTCTAACAAGCTTCGCTCTAATAATAAATTAATTGTAATACCGGCACTGAGTTTTTGCTTTGGATCACCCTGTATTTGCAATGTACGCTTGACCAGTGCCAGATACAGCTGCAAAAAGCTCTGTTCGTTTGTCACATTACCACTGGGCAAACATGAGTCAGGGACATTGAATTCCTCTTGAATCTGCAACTCAAACTGCTGATACCACCACTGTAGCGCCACTTCTTCGGATTGGTGATGAATGGACGCTTCCGCCGCCGCAAATGCAGCGTCAATAGACTGGGCCATTTCATACTGAGTTTTACCCTCAATATGCATATATTTGGGTTGGCTATCATCTTGGGGCTTAGCCATATTTTTCCCCTATACTCTAATACACCTACTTAGTTTTAAGCAGAGTTCATTAAAGTTGTCGAGTTTTAGGCCGACATAAACCCAAAGGACTCTACCCAATCTAAGCCGCCAATACGCTTTAGCGGGCATTAAGGAATGTTGTAATCAGCCTATGAGTGATGCCAATCTACCCAGCCCAAGTGGCAGCCCTAAAAAACCCAAGTCGGGTCCTGTGGATATTGAAACCTGGGCAAATGTGCTATTACAAAAACTGTTTCCGGTTTGGTATTGCGTACGTTATGTCTCTGAAATGCCAATGGAAATGATTGGCGACATCAACCCTCGAAGTTTCTTAAGCCATCGCTGGTTATCCGTATCAGCGGCCAATACCGCAGCCGCAAACTCGTTAGAACAGGCCGGTGATCAGTGGAAGGATTGCGCTCAGCTTTTAAAGAAAATCTATAAAACCAAGCGTTACAAGCGCTATCTATCCATGCGCAATATTACGGCCGTTGAGTCCAGTGTGGTTGATTACGATTACCAAGATATCGTTGAATACGCCGAAAACGAATGTAAGGATATTCCCAAACACCATGCCGAACACTTTGATCAATTAACCTATGAAGTGTTTGGAGACAAAAGCCAGCACTTTCCTTTTGCCTATCGAGAGTGGGATGGGCGCTATTATTTTTGTAACGATGGCGAGCCCAGAAACTTTGCCTCATTGCTTATGCATTGTCGTGACAAAGGCCGAGACCTGACTGTCAAAGCGGATATCGAAATTCAGCATATTGACATGAGAACCGTTGAAATCATGCGCAGCCGGTATTGGGTGCTGTTAATGAAACGTGAATCGGCCTATCAAATTGCCTATCTTGTTCGCGCCTCAAAAATACCCTGCCAATTAGCGGAGTTTGAATGGCGTCGCAGCGACTTAGTTTTTTTAGTCCTTAAAAAAACCGACTACCGCACCGCACAAATTGTAGAAGCATTATTTCACCGCCACTTTCCTCGTGGAGTCATCGAATGGGGGCGTTATCTTTGCACCCATAACGTGCCGTTTCGTAATCGTTAACCTATTTGGCGTGTTATATACCGACAAGGTATTTGCCCTTGTGGCGAAGGCCAGTACAATAGCGCCACATTTGTTAAAAAATAAGTACTTTTCATGGATAAAAACGCCATTGAAGCCGCCGTCATGCGCCGCTTTTTAAAACACCTAGATACCCGCAAAGACGTTCAAAATATTCAGTTAATGACCCTTGCTGGGTTTTGCCGAAACTGTTTAGGCAAATGGTATAAAAGTGCAGCCCAAGAAGCCGGCATAGCGTTGGCGGATGGCGCTGAACGTGAGTGGGCCTATGGCATGCCTCAAGATGAATGGAAAAAGCAGTATCAACTAGACAGCTCCGCCCATGAGATGGCCTTGTTTAATCAACAACAAGCATTACAAAAAGACATGAGCGCGTTCCGTTCTCGCTTAGAAAGCGGTGATAATCAATTCAGTGAAACCTTAGCCTTAGTTGAAAAATGGTATGACCTGCACCCAACTGCTTTCACCAACGGCCTAGATGAGCAAGCCGCCAAAAACGAACAAGGCAAAAACGAAGGTAGCCTAAAAGTATTTGCATTGGGCCGTTTAAACGGTTTCACCCCAGAACAAGCCCTTAAAAGCTTTGGTGAGCATTACCGTGATGTATTGGCGACCCCTGATGGATCGGACCATCAGAATATCCGTCAATTCATGCGCCATGGCTGGGCTGGCATTCAATTTGAACACGCCCCTTTAAGCCTAAAAGCCGTTGAGGCATAAGCCACAAAGCAGTAAAGTAACTGGCCAGTGAATGCACTGGCCTTTTTCACGCGCAAGGAACACAGTCATGGACGCGGCCCGTAATACAACCCCGGTTTTACAACTCAAAGCCAGCCTGCACCCATTTACCTTGTTGCAGCTTGAAAGCTTAGATATATCGGCCATTCAATTCGACTTACAACAACGTCTAGCGAAAGCCCCCCAATTACTTAAAAACGCTCCAGTGGTCATTGCACTGCCGAATCAGCCCATCTCACTTGAGTGGAGCGAAAGCCTAATAGAAACCCTAAAAAAATTAGGATTTATTCCTGTGGGTCTGCGCTGTGAACAAGACCAACACCTGGTAGCTGAACACTTAAACCTACCTCTTTTTAATGATTCACCCAAATCACAAAAAGCGGCAGCGCCAACACCCCAACCCGCTAAATTTGTAAAACAAGCGGTTCGCAGTGGCCAGCAAGTTATCAATCCCAATGGGGATTTAGTGGTATTTGGCAATGTCGGGCAAGGGGCAGAAGTGCTAGCCAGCGGCAGCATTCATATTTACGGCACCCTTTATGGACGTGCACTGGCCGGTATTAATGGCGACACCAGTGCCAGTATTACCTGCCAGAAATTAGAAAGTGAACTACTGGCCATCGCCGGGCAATATCAAGTGAGCGATGACTTGGCCAGTGAGCACTGGCAGAAAACCTGCCACATACACCTTAAAGAAGAGCGCTTGATTATAGAAAGCGTTTAATAAATACTCACCAGACAATAATTAATATAAAGCAGGATGTTCACTGCTTAAGCGAGTTCAGCACATGTCTAAAATCATCGTAGTAACCTCAGGCAAAGGTGGTGTGGGTAAAACCACCACAAGCGCAGCAATCAGCACGGGGCTTGCTCTAAATGGCTATAAAACTGTGGTCATTGATTTTGACGTGGGTCTACGTAATCTAGATTTGATTATGGGTTGTGAGCGCCGCGTGGTGTATGACTTCGTAAACGTGATTAACGGTGAGTCCAACCTCAAACAAACCCTTATTAAAGACAAACGCACTGAAAACCTATATGTGCTGCCTGCATCACAAACTCGAGATAAAGACGCCCTTAACCGTGAAGGGGTTGAGCGCGTGTTAAATGAACTCAGTAAAGACTTTGATTACATCATTTGTGACAGCCCAGCCGGTATTGAGCAAGGGGCTCAAATGGCACTGTACTTTGCGGATGAAGCCATCATAGTGACCAACCCAGAAGTCAGTTCAGTGCGTGATAGCGATCGCATCATTGGTATTTTGCAAAGCAAAAGCCGTAAAGCTGAAAACGGTGAGCAAGTTAAAGAACATCTATTGCTCACTCGCTATAACCCTAAACGTGTCACCGAAGGTGAGATGCTAAGTGTCACCGATGTTGAAGACATTTTAGCGGTGGATTTATTAGGTGTGATCCCTGAATCACAAGATGTACTAAAAGCATCCAACCAAGGCACACCGGTTATTTTAGAAAACACCAGTGATGCCGGCCAAGCATACAGCGATGCAGTGAAGCGCTTAATTGGCCAAGACATCCCTCACCGATTCCTAGAAGCTCAGAAAAAAGGCTTCTTGGCACGCGTATTCGGAGGCTAACATGGGACTACTTGGACTATTTAAAAACGAAGAGCCTAAAAGCGCATCTGTTGCAAAAGAACGCTTACAGATTTTGGTCACCCACGAGCGTAACCAACGCAATGCACCTGACTACCTGCCGGCATTACAGCGTGAAATCATGGCGGTTGTTTCAAAATACGTGAATGTTGGTGACGAAGACATCAATGTTCAAATTGATAACCATGAACAGTTATCCGTGCTTGAGCTGAATATCACGCTACCAAATTGATGCCTGATCAAGTGACACAAAAAACGCCAGCTAAGCTGGCGTTTTTTTATGCTCGTAAGTTTTTCAGATTATGAAAAACTGGCAGGGTCGATCCACTTGCCTAAAGAGCGACGATCGACGATTAAACCATCCGCATGATCAACAAAGCGAAACACCACCATATCACCAATGGCTACGCCTAAGTCTGTACTGTCGCTTTCGTAACGGTACTGGCTGCCATCAATGGTCAGTTGATGACGATAGTATTCAGGTTTGCCTACCCACTCTATGAAGGGACCTTCGCTGGTAACGGCCTGTAACTCACCCTTACCTTGTTGCTTTTGAACCTTGTTGCGACGAAATCCACCTCGAGCCATGTACTCCCCCTAATACTCATGATCTTTATTGGCAGTAACGACTGCCTCGTGGGCGACGCATTCTACCTACTTGAACCTTGTGTTAATAGTCTAGACTGTAAATGAACCGCCCTTGAGTGAAAATCATGGAAGCAAAGCATATTTTATTAAAAACCCCTTTATTAGTAGAACCCATTCTTCAGGCGATCAATCAAGGGGCTGACTTTGCGCAGCTTGCTCGTGAACACAGTGCCTGCCCAAGTGGCAGCAATGGTGGCGACTGGGGGAAACTGGATCAGTCGGTGTTACCTCAATCGATTCTTGAGGCTCTAAACGAAGCGAACATCGGCGATGTCATTGGCCCACTTGAAAGCCGCCATGGCCTGCACCTCATCAAACTAGAAGGCCTTTAATTGAGACATAAAAAAAGCGAGCCTAAGCTCGCTTTTTTAACTGATGCTTCGGTTACTTATCTAAACCATCTAGGTAACGTTCAGCGTCTAGCGCAGCCATACAACCTGTACCAGCTGAAGTAATGGCTTGACGATAAATGTGGTCCATTACGTCACCAGCAGCAAATACCCCTTCTTTACTGGTTAAAGTTGCATTGCCCTCTAACCCACTTTGAACTTTAAGGTAGCCGCCGTTCATTTCTAGCTGGCCTTGGAAAATCTCGGTATTTGGGGTGTGACCAATCGCCACAAACACGCCATCAAGCTTAAGCTCTTTAAGGTCGCCAGTTTGGCTGTTCTTAATGCGAACACCGGTTACACCCATGTCATCGCCCAGTACTTCATCTAGTTCGTTGAACCAGTGAATCTCAACGTTACCATTGGCCGCTTTTTCTTTTAGCTTGTCCGCTAGAATTTTCTCACTACGGAAACTATCGCGACGGTGAATAACATGTACTTTGCTCGCAATGTTAGAAAGATAAAGCGCTTCTTCAACGGCAGTATTACCCCCACCAATTACACATACCTCTTTGTTGCGATAGAAGAAACCATCACACGTGGCACACGCGGATACGCCTTTACCTTTAAAGGCTTCTTCGCTTTCAAGACCTAGGTATTGTGCGGATGCACCTGTACAAATAATCAACGCATCACAGGTATACGTACCTTGATCACCGGTTAAGGTGTATGGTTTTTTGCTCAAATCAACGTTGTTGATGTGATCAAACAAAATCTCAGTATTAAAACGCTCAGCATGTTCTTTCATGCGCTCCATCAGCGCTGGACCTTGTAGACCTTCAACATCACCAGGCCAGTTATCAACCTCAGTGGTAGTGGTCAACTGACCGCCCATTTGCATACCAGTAATAACAACAGGCTCTAGGTTGGCACGAGCAGCGTAAACCGCAGCTGTGTAGCCCGCAGGGCCAGAACCTAGGATCAAAAGTTTAATGTGACGAGTAGACATGATGACTCCTTAATCAAAACAATTTGGCAATAAGATCATTATTCCAAATTGCTTTTGGCAATTTTCAATGAGCTTAGCAGAACAAGGGCGGCACTATAGCAAAAAAATCTGTAAAGCTTGAGCCTTTATCACTATATGGGCTGTTTCATAAAACGCACCATTAAATCTTACTATCTGCCTCATTAATTCTGCCTAATAAGCCACTAGCACAAGTGTACTCAATAAAAGCTTAAGCATGCCTAAACCTCATTACCTGATACAAATCAAATACTTAGAAAAGCTACGCGCACTCGACATGCCATGTGTCAATTACCCGTGCTTGCGGGTGCCTCTCTCCCCAACCAAAATCAATATACGTTCAATATTTATTCGTTTTTGGCGTTTTATCCACAGGACCTTTCATGACCGACCACATTCAAAAGAGCCGCCTCGGATCGTTATTAATCAAAAAGGGATTAATTACTCAACTACAACTTGATACCGCCCTTAAATCTCAGCTCACTTCAGGCTTACGCTTGGGTGAAGCGCTAATTGAGCAAGGCATCTTAACCGAGCGCCAACTTAAAAAAGCCCTGAAGAAACAAAATCGCCACCGCCTATGGGCCGCGATGATTGCCGTACTCCTTGGCCCCATGTCATTTGGTGCATTTGCGAGTCAATCTAATTCATCTCAAAACGAAGCCACAAGTTCGTCCTTAATGAGTCAGTATCAAGGCCTAAAAGCACTTGATGACGATGAATTAGCCAGCATTGATGGCCAAGGTTTTCAAAATGCCCAAGACGCCTTTAACAACCTAATAGACCAAGCACAAGGTGGCGATATTAGTGATGAAAACAACCTTGGTGCTCTCGATGAGCTAGCCACACTGCTAAACCCTATTGCCAGTGTGTTAGATGCGGACATCACCATCAAAGGGGTTAAACAAAATACCAACAAACAAACCAAGCTGAACGCAGACGGCAGTATTGAATTGGCACTGCCTAGTGAAATTGAAGAAATTGCTTTTCGTAATCTACGCGTTAAGGGCGATCAATCCGGTCGCACCTTGGGTGATGTGGTCGTCAGTAATATTCGTTTTTCAGATCAATCTAGTATTCGCATTCGTGTGCATTAAACGCTATTCACAATAAACCAGACGTTGGCGTAAGCTTTCTAAATTATTTAATGCGATATAAAAGGAGATAAAAAAGCGAAAAAAATCGTTGCCAAGCACGACAAATACCAGTTGAATGGAAGTGCAAGTTCATTTCGAACTCACAGGGCTGCTAATACCAAAATGGCCCACGCCTAAAGCAGAAGGTAGTCGCTTACGGTTTACGCATCGCCTGCGCGTTCGCTAAAAGGAGTGCTGAATGCCCAACCGCCGTCGTACCAAAGCTTACGTTATTGATACTAATGTTTTAATTCACGACCCCTCCGCAATATTTAATTTTGAAGAACATCAAGTGGTCATCCCCATGACCGTGTTAGAAGAACTCGACCACCTTAAACTTTCAAAGTCTGGCGTTTCCATGGAATGCCGACAAGCCATTCGCAATATCGATAAAATTTTAGGCGAAGCCAGCCCTGAAGAAATTAGCGATGGTGTCGCCATGCCCGCAGCGGGTGAAAAACACGGTTTTTTAAGTGTGTTAATGGATAAACCTGTTCAACAAAGCACTGTTTTACCTAACGATTTAAATGATAACAAAATCATCAATAGTTTGATTTTTTTACAGCAGCAGCGACCTAAAACACAAATTGTACTGGTCAC
This genomic window contains:
- a CDS encoding DUF481 domain-containing protein, which codes for MTRLLLLTFLLASQTAFAITNIETQRLNNTEPGTSGNISFTLDGEMGDSDEFTLGAAITFIRSYTRDEWIVLLDREYSEIDDEVNTDETLLHVRHLTKHNQHWGHEVFTQYEEDLFSDLAKRAILGAGVRYTLNADTKLKTANHFGLGAFYEDEKYADNILEDDEQNVRLNLYWSYRNKLADNMTYTSTLYFQPDVEEFGDDKGLWQNAVTISVTSTISLSVLWNASYDTKAPDGNEDSELNYKSIIIYNF
- a CDS encoding response regulator, giving the protein MATILIVDDSATMMEGHKRILEKQGHTVHSAEDGEQGVAKALELLPDLILMDVVMPKMNGFQATRKITKDAATKHIPVVIVTSKDQETDIMWGKRQGASDYLIKPADETQLKETVERLLSVGA
- a CDS encoding DUF6685 family protein, with protein sequence MSDANLPSPSGSPKKPKSGPVDIETWANVLLQKLFPVWYCVRYVSEMPMEMIGDINPRSFLSHRWLSVSAANTAAANSLEQAGDQWKDCAQLLKKIYKTKRYKRYLSMRNITAVESSVVDYDYQDIVEYAENECKDIPKHHAEHFDQLTYEVFGDKSQHFPFAYREWDGRYYFCNDGEPRNFASLLMHCRDKGRDLTVKADIEIQHIDMRTVEIMRSRYWVLLMKRESAYQIAYLVRASKIPCQLAEFEWRRSDLVFLVLKKTDYRTAQIVEALFHRHFPRGVIEWGRYLCTHNVPFRNR
- a CDS encoding HopJ type III effector protein, with amino-acid sequence MALFNQQQALQKDMSAFRSRLESGDNQFSETLALVEKWYDLHPTAFTNGLDEQAAKNEQGKNEGSLKVFALGRLNGFTPEQALKSFGEHYRDVLATPDGSDHQNIRQFMRHGWAGIQFEHAPLSLKAVEA
- the minC gene encoding septum site-determining protein MinC, whose translation is MDAARNTTPVLQLKASLHPFTLLQLESLDISAIQFDLQQRLAKAPQLLKNAPVVIALPNQPISLEWSESLIETLKKLGFIPVGLRCEQDQHLVAEHLNLPLFNDSPKSQKAAAPTPQPAKFVKQAVRSGQQVINPNGDLVVFGNVGQGAEVLASGSIHIYGTLYGRALAGINGDTSASITCQKLESELLAIAGQYQVSDDLASEHWQKTCHIHLKEERLIIESV
- the minD gene encoding septum site-determining protein MinD gives rise to the protein MSKIIVVTSGKGGVGKTTTSAAISTGLALNGYKTVVIDFDVGLRNLDLIMGCERRVVYDFVNVINGESNLKQTLIKDKRTENLYVLPASQTRDKDALNREGVERVLNELSKDFDYIICDSPAGIEQGAQMALYFADEAIIVTNPEVSSVRDSDRIIGILQSKSRKAENGEQVKEHLLLTRYNPKRVTEGEMLSVTDVEDILAVDLLGVIPESQDVLKASNQGTPVILENTSDAGQAYSDAVKRLIGQDIPHRFLEAQKKGFLARVFGG
- the minE gene encoding cell division topological specificity factor MinE; this translates as MGLLGLFKNEEPKSASVAKERLQILVTHERNQRNAPDYLPALQREIMAVVSKYVNVGDEDINVQIDNHEQLSVLELNITLPN
- a CDS encoding peptidylprolyl isomerase, producing MEAKHILLKTPLLVEPILQAINQGADFAQLAREHSACPSGSNGGDWGKLDQSVLPQSILEALNEANIGDVIGPLESRHGLHLIKLEGL
- the trxB gene encoding thioredoxin-disulfide reductase, whose amino-acid sequence is MSTRHIKLLILGSGPAGYTAAVYAARANLEPVVITGMQMGGQLTTTTEVDNWPGDVEGLQGPALMERMKEHAERFNTEILFDHINNVDLSKKPYTLTGDQGTYTCDALIICTGASAQYLGLESEEAFKGKGVSACATCDGFFYRNKEVCVIGGGNTAVEEALYLSNIASKVHVIHRRDSFRSEKILADKLKEKAANGNVEIHWFNELDEVLGDDMGVTGVRIKNSQTGDLKELKLDGVFVAIGHTPNTEIFQGQLEMNGGYLKVQSGLEGNATLTSKEGVFAAGDVMDHIYRQAITSAGTGCMAALDAERYLDGLDK